In Pseudomonas sp. FP1742, the DNA window CCGAGGAAGAATGGCCTCGCCACATCGCTCATGAGCACAAAGGCCTGAAGTTGATCAAAGCGGTCAACGAGCGCTTCAAGGCACCGAAGGACTGTCAGGAACTGGCGCTGCTGGTGGGCGAGTATCACACCCATGGCCATCGGGCTCTGGAGCTGAAACCGTCGACCTTGCTGGAGCTGCTGCAGAGTTTCGACGTCTATCGTCGCCCTCAGCGCTTCGAGGAATTTATCGCGGCGTGCGAGATGGATGCTCGAGGGCGCAAAGGCCTGGAGCGGAGAAGTTATCCACAGGCGGATTATTTGCGGGGTGCGGCGAGTGCGGCCCGCGGCGTGGCGGTTCAGCCGTTGCTGGAGAAGGGGTTCAAGGGGCCGGAATTGGGCGAGGCGATCAAGCGCGAACGGCTCAAGGCGCTGAAGATTTACAAAGAGGCGGCGTCAGCCTGAAAAGCTTCGCGGGCAAGCCCGCTCCCACAGGGTTTTGCATAGAACCTGTGAGAGCGGGCTTGCCCGCGATGACGTCTGCAAGATCAAAGCAGATTCAAAGGGGTCAACGGCTCACCGCGCCACTCAAAAGCCACCGGCGCCAACACCTGATCGATCCGTGCCTCACTCCACAGGGTCGCAAAGCTTTTGCCTACGCCCGGATGCACTCTGTCCGGCGCAATCAGCGACAATGGCCACAGTACGAAGGCATTTTTCAGGATTTCTGCCCGGGGCAAGATCAAGCCATCGAAGTTGCCCACCAGATCGCCGAACAACAGCACGTCGATATCCAGCGGCAAGCCCTTGCGGTCCGGCGCGTAGCGGCCATTATCCGCTTCGATGAATTTCAGCCGTCGATCCAGCTCCATCAGTGGCAGATCGGTGAAGGCCGAGACCACAAAGTTGAAAAACGGCCCGCTTTTGATCCCCACCGGCTGGCTTTCAAATACCGCCGAGCAGCGCATATCCACCAGGAAACCCGCCAAGGCATCCAGGCCAGCCTGCAAATGGGATTCGCGCTCGATATTGCTACCGAGCCCGAGATACACCTGAGTCAGCGACATCCGCGCTCGATCTCCACGCCCACGCCCCTGGCAGCCGGAACGGCACCTGGCTTGGTCAGCTTGAGGTGCATCCAGGTGATCTTGAATTCACTCATCAGGACTTCAACCAGGCGTTCGGCAAAGGTCTCGACCAGTTGAAACTGCGCCTGGTCGGCGAACGCCTGGATGCGCGACGAAACGCTCGCGTAGTCGAGCGCCAGCGTCAGGTCATCACCGGCGGCGGCCGG includes these proteins:
- the folK gene encoding 2-amino-4-hydroxy-6-hydroxymethyldihydropteridine diphosphokinase encodes the protein MSLTQVYLGLGSNIERESHLQAGLDALAGFLVDMRCSAVFESQPVGIKSGPFFNFVVSAFTDLPLMELDRRLKFIEADNGRYAPDRKGLPLDIDVLLFGDLVGNFDGLILPRAEILKNAFVLWPLSLIAPDRVHPGVGKSFATLWSEARIDQVLAPVAFEWRGEPLTPLNLL
- the folB gene encoding dihydroneopterin aldolase; amino-acid sequence: MDRVFIEGLEVDTVIGAYDWERGIRQCLRLDLSFAWDNRPAAAGDDLTLALDYASVSSRIQAFADQAQFQLVETFAERLVEVLMSEFKITWMHLKLTKPGAVPAARGVGVEIERGCR